CGAGGATCACCCGCCTCGCACGGCTTCGGCCATCTCGGCCATCGTGAAGAAGATGAAGTCGGGCTCGGGGCGTTGCTCGGGCTTCATCGTCGCACCCCAGCTTCCCCCTTGGGACAGCCGCTGCCGATCGATCCAGGCGGTCGAGAGACCGAGCGCCTTGGCGGGCGCATGGTCGTGAAACAGGCTCTGCGCGGTGTGTAGAATCCTCGATGGCTCGAGCCCGTGATCTGATCGAAGGCGGGTCAGCATGTATTCGAAGTTCGCCGGTGCCGGTTTGTACGAACCGATGTCCTCCGCGGTGTAGACCGCGTCGAACGTGACCCCGAGCTTGCGGTTCGACTCGGCGAAACCGTCCCGGTTCACGTTGGAAAGGACGACGAGCTTGTAACGGGTCTTCAGGTACCGCAGCGCATCGGCGGTATCGGGAAATGCGGGCCAGTGCGGGATCGAGCTGCCGAACGCGTTATCGAGCTCTGGAGTAGTCCGAAGCTCGAGGCGCGCGGCCAGGGCGTGGTGCACCCGGGCCAGCACCTCGGTGTAGACGAGACCGGGTGCCGCCGACTCCTCGCGGCTTTCGAGCTCGGCAAATGCCTCGAGAGCATAGGCCCGGTGGATATCGCTGCGGCCGTTCCTGGCGATCAGCGATTGCAGGGCATCCCAGATCCCGGTCTCCCAGTCGATGAGCGTCCCGTAACAGTCGAACGTCAGGACGTCGAAGTCAGCCAGAGCCACGGAGTGAGCTCAGATCTCGTGACAGTGTCGGTGCTCGGGCGACCAAACCTGGCCGGGAGGACAACTGCCACTCGTCCCCGCCGTATCGCCCTGAGTGAGGTTATAGAGGAAGAAGACGAGGACCGCGCCGGCGGCCGCGAGGGCCGCGACGACGGCCCAGCTCCCTGGGCCCAACCGGCGCTGCTTTCGCTCGCAGCATTGCTTGTATTTCTTGCCGCTTCCGCACGGACACCGCTGGTTGCGACCGATCTTCGCGCTGCGCATGGTGCCAGACTATACCGCTCCCCCGCGTATGGAATCACACG
This genomic interval from Vicinamibacteria bacterium contains the following:
- a CDS encoding haloacid dehalogenase type II; translation: MALADFDVLTFDCYGTLIDWETGIWDALQSLIARNGRSDIHRAYALEAFAELESREESAAPGLVYTEVLARVHHALAARLELRTTPELDNAFGSSIPHWPAFPDTADALRYLKTRYKLVVLSNVNRDGFAESNRKLGVTFDAVYTAEDIGSYKPAPANFEYMLTRLRSDHGLEPSRILHTAQSLFHDHAPAKALGLSTAWIDRQRLSQGGSWGATMKPEQRPEPDFIFFTMAEMAEAVRGG
- a CDS encoding SEC-C metal-binding domain-containing protein, with translation MRSAKIGRNQRCPCGSGKKYKQCCERKQRRLGPGSWAVVAALAAAGAVLVFFLYNLTQGDTAGTSGSCPPGQVWSPEHRHCHEI